The Kroppenstedtia pulmonis genome has a segment encoding these proteins:
- the sdaAA gene encoding L-serine ammonia-lyase, iron-sulfur-dependent, subunit alpha — MEIDSMETLLQHCQDQGKSIGEVMLDYEVKKSGRSREKVLEMMVERLKKMKEAVDQGSDDPSPAPSGISGGDAKIMGQYRKEDHPFSGPLIFDAMRFAFATSEHNARMGVIVATPTAGSAGVLPGCLFSLYDNAGYSFDSLVMGLMTASAIGFVIANRSFVSGAAGGCQAEVGSAVAMAAAAIVELKGGKPAQAIHAAAISLKSMLGLVCDPVAGLVEVPCIKRNAIGTAIAFSAADIAMAGVESRIPCDEVIATMYDIGRSMPRTLRETSLGGLAVTPTGKKVKERLFQQNKDEARRKTESQPCRESNVD; from the coding sequence GTGGAGATTGATTCGATGGAGACATTGCTGCAACATTGCCAGGATCAGGGGAAAAGCATCGGAGAAGTGATGCTGGACTATGAGGTGAAAAAGTCAGGACGCTCCAGGGAAAAAGTACTGGAAATGATGGTGGAGCGACTGAAAAAAATGAAAGAGGCCGTGGATCAGGGATCCGATGATCCATCACCGGCACCCAGTGGCATTTCCGGAGGGGATGCCAAGATCATGGGTCAATATCGAAAAGAAGATCACCCCTTCAGCGGACCTCTCATTTTTGATGCGATGCGTTTCGCCTTTGCCACATCGGAGCACAATGCCCGAATGGGTGTGATTGTGGCTACTCCCACTGCCGGTTCTGCAGGGGTTTTGCCTGGCTGTCTTTTTTCCCTCTATGATAACGCCGGCTATAGCTTTGACAGTTTGGTGATGGGCCTGATGACAGCAAGTGCCATCGGGTTTGTGATTGCCAATCGTTCCTTTGTTTCCGGTGCGGCAGGAGGGTGTCAAGCAGAGGTGGGCTCCGCGGTGGCCATGGCTGCCGCTGCCATTGTGGAATTGAAGGGAGGCAAACCGGCTCAGGCGATCCATGCTGCGGCGATCTCCCTGAAGTCGATGTTGGGATTGGTATGTGATCCGGTGGCAGGTTTGGTGGAGGTTCCCTGTATTAAGCGAAATGCCATCGGTACGGCTATTGCTTTTTCCGCAGCGGATATCGCGATGGCCGGTGTGGAGAGCCGGATTCCCTGTGATGAAGTCATCGCGACGATGTATGACATCGGTCGGAGCATGCCTCGTACACTCCGGGAAACCTCCTTGGGGGGGCTGGCTGTGACCCCAACGGGAAAAAAGGTGAAAGAGCGGTTATTTCAACAAAACAAGGATGAAGCCAGAAGGAAAACAGAAAGCCAACCCTGTCGGGAATCCAATGTTGACTAA
- a CDS encoding DUF1641 domain-containing protein yields the protein MAKATTNIVHLKPGEQEEPTQTVEDLLRILAEHRESVEKSVKLLEQLHQKGLLDLAIAGLEQGDHVLDVLVKQASRPATVNGIQTVIALAQLSLALDPQKVSQLGKGVISGMEAAATNKGPQIDGMLDLLKALRDPDVARGLSAMMAILKGLGSSLSTSPGEEKQ from the coding sequence GTGGCAAAGGCGACAACCAATATCGTCCATTTGAAACCGGGTGAACAGGAAGAACCCACTCAAACCGTAGAAGATTTGTTACGTATACTGGCTGAACACCGGGAAAGTGTGGAAAAGTCCGTGAAGCTGTTGGAACAGCTCCATCAAAAGGGCCTGCTGGATTTAGCGATAGCCGGCTTGGAACAGGGAGATCACGTCCTGGATGTGTTAGTGAAACAAGCCAGTCGCCCTGCTACAGTAAATGGGATCCAAACGGTGATCGCATTGGCCCAACTTTCCCTGGCCTTGGACCCACAAAAGGTGTCCCAATTGGGTAAGGGTGTGATCAGCGGCATGGAAGCAGCCGCCACGAATAAGGGCCCTCAGATAGACGGGATGCTGGATTTGTTAAAGGCTCTTCGTGATCCGGATGTGGCTCGTGGGCTGTCTGCCATGATGGCAATTTTAAAAGGACTGGGCAGCAGCTTGTCCACTTCTCCTGGTGAAGAGAAACAGTGA
- a CDS encoding MFS transporter, whose protein sequence is MRFSTLLTLTLSIFTVGIVELIIAGILELVAQDLQVSPSLAGQLITLYAFTFAIASPVLMTLTANVERRLLLILSLIVFILTNLATAFSSSWMAISVARVATAMSAAVYVVTALGVTAKLADESFRGRALGYVYMGFSAANIFGVPLGTAIGVWFGWRNTFIMIAGLGFLSLFGIWKTIPSLEGQKSSSLGEALKVAGNPRILGMLGVTSFLLAGHYMVYAYISPFLTTAGYSLTAVSLFLLLAGIVGTLGTSLGGIMTDRIGAVPSLRIAVFLFIGSLGLLPFSLDIMWITLILFAIWNLSIWSINSPSQYCLIQLSPQSSDLALSLNMSALNIGIGLGSAMGGLLLLKFPVIYSAWAGCALGVIGLLCFSFAKKALPASS, encoded by the coding sequence GTGAGATTTTCAACCCTTTTAACCTTGACCCTCAGTATCTTTACTGTGGGAATTGTTGAGCTTATCATTGCCGGGATACTGGAGCTGGTGGCTCAGGACCTACAAGTATCTCCTTCATTGGCGGGACAGTTGATTACCCTTTATGCATTTACATTTGCCATTGCCTCACCGGTCTTAATGACACTTACTGCAAATGTGGAAAGACGCCTTTTGTTGATCCTGTCTTTGATCGTTTTTATTCTAACCAACCTCGCAACCGCATTTAGTTCCAGTTGGATGGCCATTTCCGTTGCCCGTGTGGCCACTGCCATGAGTGCGGCTGTCTATGTTGTAACAGCCTTAGGCGTGACGGCCAAGCTGGCGGATGAATCCTTTCGGGGACGGGCATTGGGATATGTGTATATGGGATTCAGTGCCGCCAATATTTTCGGTGTTCCCCTGGGTACAGCCATCGGTGTGTGGTTTGGCTGGAGAAATACCTTTATCATGATTGCCGGACTCGGTTTTCTCTCCTTATTCGGGATCTGGAAAACGATCCCCTCCCTGGAGGGCCAGAAATCCTCTTCCCTCGGGGAAGCGTTGAAAGTTGCCGGAAATCCCCGTATTTTAGGGATGCTGGGTGTCACTTCTTTTCTGTTGGCGGGGCATTACATGGTGTATGCCTATATCAGTCCCTTTCTCACGACGGCTGGTTACTCCCTGACAGCAGTCAGTCTGTTTCTGTTGCTGGCAGGTATTGTTGGAACTTTGGGTACCAGTTTGGGAGGAATCATGACAGACCGGATCGGTGCCGTCCCTTCCCTTCGGATCGCTGTATTCCTTTTTATCGGTTCCCTGGGATTATTACCCTTCAGCTTGGATATCATGTGGATCACCCTGATCCTGTTTGCCATTTGGAACTTATCGATCTGGTCCATCAATTCCCCCTCCCAATACTGCCTGATTCAGTTAAGTCCCCAATCCTCTGATCTGGCACTCAGTTTAAACATGTCCGCCCTGAACATCGGGATCGGTCTCGGTTCCGCAATGGGAGGCTTACTCCTGCTAAAGTTCCCGGTCATCTACAGTGCCTGGGCAGGTTGTGCATTGGGTGTGATCGGACTTCTCTGCTTTTCTTTTGCCAAAAAAGCTTTACCCGCTTCTTCTTAA
- the fdhF gene encoding formate dehydrogenase subunit alpha, with protein MSEETQIKVRLDGKEVRIKPGTTVLQTILEERDFPHVCYHPALGPIETCDTCITEVDGKLVRACSTEARQGMEILTFSEASRKARKEGMDRLLHNHELYCTVCDNNNGNCVVHNTAMMMEVEHQKYPFSPKPYPEDNSNPFYRYDPDQCILCGRCVEACQNLQVSEVLSIDWKRERPRVIWDQDVPINESSCVSCGHCVTVCPCNALMEKSMLGEAGFLTGIPTPTLESMIDLTKEVEPGYSSIFAISEMEEKLRESRIKKTKTVCTYCGVGCSFDVWTKDRKILKVEPQMEAPANQISTCIKGKFGWDFVNSSERLVKPLIRKGDTFYPAEWDEALNYVAKRLSSIREEHGPDAIGCISSSKCTNEENYLMQKFARSVIGTNNIDNCSRYCQSPATFAMRQTMGYGGDSGSITDIAATDLVIIIGANPAESHPVLSTRVRRAQKKNGQKLIVADLRKNGMAERADVWLHPKPGSDLIWISAVTKYLIDQGWYDQTFVKERVRGFTDYRNSLERYTLEYAEEVSGIKREQLIQTAEMIRDADRMCLLWAMGVTQHMGGSDTSTAICNLALVTGQVGRPGTGVYPLRGHNNVQGAGDFGCAPDVLPGYESVWDEEVRAKYEQAWNVKLPTTHGSDNHLMVEKIHKGELKALYLKGEEMALVDSNANHVTGAFEKLEFFVVQDVFFSKTAQYADVIFPASPSLEKEGTFTNTERRIQRLYQVLEPLGDSKPDWQIITELANRMGAGWSYEHPREILHEAVSLATLMKGVTYERLEGYHSLQWPVAPDGTDTPLLYTDGFPFDDGKARLVPVEWTHPLELADEYDLHLNNGRILEHFHEGNLTYRVEGIQEKVPTAYVEVSRDLAKERELESGRMVRLVSPYGAVKVPVVVTDRVKGKELYLPMHTTNAEEAVNFLTSSYHDRQTHTPAYKEMSVRMEVLGEKKDSPMKRGNYRLGHPNPQPGVQVEEKWKRDDYEPLVSED; from the coding sequence ATGAGTGAAGAAACACAGATCAAGGTTCGTTTAGACGGAAAAGAAGTCCGGATTAAACCGGGTACCACGGTGTTGCAAACCATTCTGGAAGAACGGGACTTTCCCCATGTTTGCTACCACCCTGCCTTGGGGCCGATTGAAACATGCGATACTTGTATCACCGAGGTGGACGGAAAACTGGTTCGGGCTTGTTCCACTGAAGCGAGACAAGGGATGGAGATCCTCACCTTCTCTGAAGCAAGCCGCAAGGCCCGCAAGGAAGGGATGGATCGACTGCTCCACAATCATGAACTTTATTGTACGGTGTGTGACAATAACAATGGAAACTGTGTCGTTCACAATACGGCTATGATGATGGAGGTGGAGCATCAGAAGTATCCCTTTTCGCCGAAGCCTTATCCGGAGGATAACAGCAATCCCTTTTACCGCTATGATCCCGATCAGTGTATTTTGTGCGGACGGTGTGTAGAAGCTTGTCAGAACTTGCAGGTTAGTGAAGTGTTGTCCATTGACTGGAAACGGGAACGCCCCAGGGTGATCTGGGACCAGGATGTTCCCATCAACGAATCCTCCTGTGTATCATGCGGTCATTGTGTCACCGTTTGTCCCTGTAATGCCCTGATGGAAAAATCCATGCTGGGAGAGGCTGGTTTCCTTACAGGAATCCCCACCCCCACATTGGAATCCATGATTGACTTAACGAAGGAAGTGGAGCCGGGGTACAGTTCCATATTCGCCATTTCCGAGATGGAGGAAAAACTGCGGGAATCCCGGATCAAGAAGACGAAAACGGTGTGTACATACTGCGGAGTCGGTTGCAGCTTTGATGTTTGGACCAAGGACCGGAAGATTCTCAAGGTAGAGCCGCAGATGGAAGCTCCGGCCAACCAGATTTCCACCTGTATCAAGGGTAAGTTCGGTTGGGACTTTGTCAATAGTTCAGAACGTCTGGTAAAGCCCTTGATCCGCAAAGGGGATACCTTCTACCCGGCGGAATGGGATGAAGCCTTAAATTATGTAGCAAAGCGCTTGTCCAGTATCCGTGAGGAGCATGGACCGGATGCCATCGGGTGTATTTCTTCTTCCAAGTGTACCAATGAAGAAAATTATCTGATGCAAAAATTTGCCCGTTCCGTGATCGGTACCAACAATATCGACAATTGCTCCCGCTATTGCCAATCACCGGCTACTTTCGCCATGCGTCAGACCATGGGATACGGAGGAGACAGCGGGTCTATCACGGACATTGCCGCAACGGATCTGGTCATCATTATCGGGGCCAATCCGGCGGAATCCCATCCGGTGTTGTCCACACGGGTACGGAGAGCACAAAAGAAGAATGGGCAGAAGCTGATTGTGGCGGATCTTAGGAAAAATGGTATGGCGGAACGGGCAGATGTGTGGTTGCATCCAAAGCCGGGAAGTGATCTGATCTGGATTTCCGCCGTCACCAAATATCTGATTGATCAGGGATGGTACGATCAAACCTTTGTGAAAGAACGGGTCCGGGGCTTTACGGATTACCGGAATTCTCTGGAACGCTATACCCTGGAGTATGCCGAAGAGGTAAGTGGGATCAAACGGGAGCAATTGATACAAACCGCAGAAATGATTCGTGATGCTGACCGGATGTGTTTACTGTGGGCGATGGGTGTAACGCAACATATGGGCGGGAGCGATACGAGTACCGCGATTTGCAACTTGGCATTGGTTACCGGCCAGGTGGGACGCCCGGGAACGGGAGTGTATCCGTTACGGGGCCATAATAACGTGCAAGGAGCCGGAGATTTCGGTTGTGCACCGGATGTACTTCCAGGCTATGAAAGTGTCTGGGATGAGGAAGTGCGGGCTAAATATGAACAGGCATGGAATGTAAAATTACCCACGACACACGGATCAGACAATCATCTGATGGTGGAAAAAATACACAAAGGCGAATTAAAGGCCCTGTATCTCAAGGGGGAAGAGATGGCCTTGGTGGATTCCAATGCCAATCATGTAACCGGAGCTTTTGAGAAGTTGGAGTTTTTTGTTGTCCAGGATGTTTTTTTCAGTAAAACAGCCCAATATGCCGATGTAATCTTTCCTGCCAGCCCCAGCCTGGAAAAAGAGGGTACATTTACAAATACGGAACGTCGTATCCAACGCTTGTATCAAGTGCTGGAACCCTTGGGGGATTCCAAGCCGGATTGGCAAATCATCACGGAATTGGCCAACCGTATGGGAGCAGGTTGGAGCTATGAACATCCGAGAGAGATTTTGCATGAGGCCGTTTCTTTGGCAACGTTGATGAAGGGTGTAACCTATGAACGCCTGGAAGGTTATCACAGTCTCCAATGGCCGGTTGCTCCTGATGGTACGGATACTCCGCTTTTATACACGGATGGTTTTCCCTTTGATGATGGAAAAGCACGGCTTGTCCCTGTGGAGTGGACCCATCCTCTGGAGTTGGCGGATGAATATGATTTGCATCTGAACAATGGTCGCATCCTGGAACACTTCCATGAGGGGAATTTAACCTACCGGGTGGAAGGGATTCAGGAGAAAGTGCCTACCGCTTATGTAGAGGTCTCCCGGGATCTGGCCAAGGAACGGGAGTTGGAAAGTGGAAGAATGGTCAGGCTGGTTTCGCCTTACGGCGCGGTAAAAGTGCCAGTAGTGGTGACAGACCGGGTCAAGGGAAAAGAGTTGTACTTGCCGATGCACACGACTAATGCAGAAGAGGCAGTTAACTTTTTGACAAGCAGTTATCATGACAGACAAACCCATACCCCGGCATACAAGGAAATGTCTGTACGAATGGAGGTATTGGGGGAGAAAAAGGACTCTCCCATGAAACGGGGAAATTACCGTTTGGGACATCCCAATCCCCAACCGGGTGTGCAGGTAGAGGAAAAGTGGAAACGGGATGATTATGAACCCCTTGTATCAGAGGATTGA
- the cas6 gene encoding CRISPR system precrRNA processing endoribonuclease RAMP protein Cas6 has protein sequence MYQLCLSVKPRSKVKNRWVLSRRLHGFILRMIKMQDPQLSEWLHNRKDRQFFSCHSSFQEKEWYIQTPSREIVRCLQQSLLSHPVIDLRDWTGEIQEIHCYSYTVKDMLQNFSPKVTFQFHTPTTFYQWGNYYPMPELQRLFASGAKSYEMDGNIPIPWEEIEPLTRRVRIEHLSITTQRADFGKFKVVGFCGTLAFSLKALSAEEQKKMWLLANYGSLMGFGYKTAWGLGQTSIREQLRTPPASESTQGVFGKQEPLEIQGI, from the coding sequence ATGTATCAGTTATGTCTGAGTGTGAAGCCCAGGTCCAAGGTGAAGAATCGTTGGGTATTGTCACGAAGGTTGCATGGGTTTATCCTTCGCATGATCAAAATGCAGGATCCTCAACTTTCTGAATGGCTGCATAACCGTAAAGATCGGCAATTTTTTTCATGCCATTCTTCCTTTCAGGAAAAAGAATGGTATATTCAAACGCCCAGTCGGGAGATTGTTCGCTGTTTGCAACAATCTTTGTTGTCCCACCCCGTCATCGACTTAAGAGACTGGACAGGGGAAATTCAAGAGATCCATTGTTATTCATATACAGTGAAGGACATGTTACAAAATTTCTCGCCGAAGGTTACGTTTCAGTTTCACACACCAACAACCTTTTACCAGTGGGGAAATTATTATCCGATGCCGGAATTACAACGTTTGTTTGCCAGTGGAGCCAAGTCCTATGAAATGGACGGAAATATCCCGATTCCCTGGGAGGAAATAGAACCATTAACACGGAGAGTTCGCATTGAACACCTATCCATTACCACTCAGCGTGCTGACTTCGGTAAATTCAAGGTGGTTGGTTTTTGCGGGACATTGGCTTTCAGCTTAAAAGCGTTATCTGCTGAGGAACAGAAGAAGATGTGGCTACTGGCCAACTACGGTTCCTTAATGGGGTTTGGATACAAAACGGCCTGGGGTCTGGGGCAAACATCGATCCGGGAACAACTCCGAACCCCACCTGCTTCGGAATCGACCCAAGGGGTGTTCGGAAAACAGGAACCTCTTGAGATACAAGGGATATGA
- the glyA gene encoding serine hydroxymethyltransferase — protein sequence MSLSVHDPDLFQAIESERKRQHQTLELIASENFVSQDVLEAMGTELTNKYAEGYPGKRYYGGCEFVDVVENLAIERLKKLFGAGFANVQPHSGSQANTAVYFSLLQPGDTIMGMNLSHGGHLTHGSPVSISGKWFHVVDYGVKEDTHRIDYDQVEAIAKRERPKLIIAGTSAYPRQIDFSKFRDIADQVGAYLMVDMAHIAGLVAAGIHPSPIPHADVVTSTTHKTLRGPRGGVILTNDEDLAKKMNKAVFPGTQGGPLMHIIAAKAVAFKEALSPEFKEYAHQVVKNAQTLAETLKQEGATLVSGGTDNHLLLLDVRPWELTGKEAEKWLEDAGITVNKNTIPYDPASPFVTSGIRIGTAAVTSRGMGTKEMKHIGELIATVLKSKGEPEILRQVRTSVRELCEHSPLHVSAVGG from the coding sequence ATGAGTCTGTCGGTTCATGATCCGGATTTGTTTCAGGCAATCGAATCAGAGAGAAAGCGGCAACATCAAACCTTGGAATTAATCGCTTCAGAAAACTTTGTCAGCCAGGATGTATTGGAAGCGATGGGAACCGAACTGACAAACAAATATGCGGAAGGTTATCCCGGCAAACGGTATTATGGCGGATGTGAGTTTGTTGATGTTGTGGAAAATCTGGCGATAGAAAGGCTGAAGAAACTATTTGGTGCCGGTTTCGCCAATGTCCAACCCCATTCAGGCTCACAGGCCAACACCGCCGTTTATTTTTCCCTGTTGCAACCGGGGGATACCATCATGGGAATGAATCTATCCCATGGGGGTCATCTGACCCACGGCAGTCCTGTCAGTATCTCCGGTAAGTGGTTTCATGTGGTGGATTACGGGGTGAAGGAAGATACCCATCGTATTGATTACGATCAAGTGGAAGCCATCGCCAAACGGGAACGACCCAAATTGATCATTGCCGGAACCAGTGCTTATCCCAGACAGATCGACTTTTCCAAATTCAGGGATATTGCAGATCAAGTGGGGGCTTATTTGATGGTAGACATGGCCCATATCGCCGGATTGGTGGCAGCAGGTATCCATCCCTCACCGATTCCCCATGCTGATGTCGTAACCAGTACAACCCACAAAACACTGAGAGGCCCTCGTGGTGGCGTGATTCTGACAAATGACGAAGACTTGGCCAAAAAAATGAACAAGGCTGTTTTCCCAGGTACTCAGGGTGGTCCCCTTATGCACATCATCGCTGCAAAAGCAGTGGCCTTCAAAGAAGCGTTGTCACCTGAATTTAAGGAATATGCTCATCAAGTCGTAAAAAACGCACAAACCTTGGCAGAGACGTTGAAACAGGAGGGAGCCACTTTAGTCTCCGGTGGCACGGATAATCATCTGTTGCTATTGGATGTCCGTCCTTGGGAACTGACAGGAAAAGAAGCGGAGAAATGGCTGGAAGATGCAGGGATCACCGTGAACAAAAACACGATTCCCTATGATCCGGCCAGTCCCTTTGTAACCAGTGGTATCCGGATCGGGACAGCTGCCGTGACCAGCAGGGGAATGGGCACGAAAGAGATGAAGCATATCGGTGAATTGATCGCCACCGTATTAAAAAGCAAGGGGGAACCGGAAATCCTTCGTCAGGTCCGTACTTCTGTCCGGGAACTGTGTGAGCATTCCCCGCTACATGTGTCTGCTGTTGGGGGATAA
- a CDS encoding serine dehydratase beta chain → MNYQSCFDIIGPIMVGPSSSHTAGVVSIGKFVHDYMGGPPERSEIVFYDSFAETYQGHGTDKAIVGGLLGMKTDDIGIRHALEEASRRNVIINFCLEGSCPHYDHPNTVMTWNERNGEIFSIGGVSLGGGVSKIFLIDGLKVDLPLNEPVDMDELRNKARKKLSKDAAVAVKEG, encoded by the coding sequence ATGAATTACCAAAGTTGCTTTGATATCATCGGCCCGATTATGGTGGGCCCGTCCAGCTCTCATACGGCAGGAGTCGTCTCCATCGGTAAATTTGTCCATGATTACATGGGAGGACCTCCGGAACGTTCGGAGATTGTCTTTTATGATTCCTTTGCCGAAACCTACCAGGGACATGGAACCGACAAGGCGATTGTAGGTGGACTCCTGGGCATGAAAACAGATGACATCGGGATTCGCCATGCCTTGGAGGAAGCTTCAAGGCGAAACGTGATCATTAACTTTTGTTTGGAAGGGTCCTGTCCCCACTATGATCACCCTAATACCGTCATGACCTGGAATGAACGGAACGGAGAGATTTTCAGTATAGGCGGTGTCTCGTTAGGGGGCGGGGTTTCCAAAATATTTTTGATTGACGGTTTGAAGGTGGATTTGCCTTTAAACGAACCCGTGGACATGGATGAACTGCGGAATAAAGCGCGCAAAAAGCTGAGTAAGGATGCTGCTGTTGCCGTAAAGGAGGGATAA
- a CDS encoding class I adenylate-forming enzyme family protein, with product MVTIGNLIKSRASLTPDLEAVVCENRRIGYRDYNIMINQLADYLLERNIQKGDRIALLCHNHSSFPLIYLAAAKIGAITVPLNWRAKPDEIRWMLEDCEPKILFYDDLFRPFLSSLEDLSFLETTIPVGDSEETNRFFENLFLHRRDQEPDRTVRSHDPALIIYTSGTTGKPKGVVCTHQNVYTAGLGNVNTLDLWMGDRFLFVTPLFHISGMMFIINAIIRGFTLVLNPRFDPVHIWDLIEQEKITGMMSVPSMLSFMLETVKTRNQVASSLRSILSGGSLVPEKLIRDFYELGYPVSQVYGATEYTGAITYWMPHMDIQRCDSVGKGLYLTEIKVIDPISGNGLPPGEIGEILCRGPQIFAGYWNRKEESDQVLKNGWYHTRDVGKLDSDGYLYVIDRLRDMIIVSGEKVFPAQVEAIINQLEEVEEVAVVGVQHDVWGELSKAYVVKKDTASSLSESEIIQHTRRQLADYNLHEVEFVKELPKNGMGKVLKYLLREYANQSAS from the coding sequence ATGGTTACCATTGGGAACTTAATCAAAAGCCGGGCTTCTCTCACTCCAGACCTGGAAGCCGTGGTATGTGAAAACAGGCGGATCGGCTACCGGGACTACAACATCATGATCAATCAGTTGGCTGATTATTTATTGGAACGCAACATCCAAAAAGGGGATCGGATCGCCCTCCTTTGTCACAATCATTCATCATTTCCGCTCATTTATTTAGCTGCCGCCAAAATTGGTGCGATCACCGTTCCTCTTAACTGGCGGGCTAAACCGGATGAAATTCGTTGGATGCTGGAAGATTGCGAGCCCAAAATACTGTTTTATGATGATTTATTCCGTCCTTTTTTATCTTCCTTGGAAGACCTTTCGTTTTTGGAAACGACAATTCCGGTAGGAGACAGCGAAGAAACCAATCGTTTTTTTGAGAATTTGTTTTTGCACCGAAGGGATCAGGAGCCAGATCGCACTGTAAGGTCACATGATCCTGCCCTGATCATTTACACATCAGGAACAACCGGAAAACCCAAAGGTGTGGTCTGTACCCACCAAAATGTATATACGGCGGGATTGGGCAATGTAAACACATTGGACTTATGGATGGGTGACCGATTTTTATTTGTCACTCCCTTGTTTCATATCAGCGGTATGATGTTTATAATCAACGCCATTATCCGCGGGTTTACCCTTGTCCTCAATCCCCGGTTTGACCCGGTCCACATCTGGGACCTGATTGAACAAGAAAAAATCACGGGAATGATGTCAGTCCCATCCATGCTCAGCTTTATGCTGGAAACCGTAAAAACAAGGAACCAGGTGGCCTCTTCACTTCGAAGCATATTGTCCGGAGGATCCTTGGTTCCGGAAAAACTGATCCGGGATTTCTATGAATTGGGTTATCCCGTGAGCCAGGTATACGGAGCCACAGAGTATACAGGAGCCATCACTTACTGGATGCCTCACATGGATATCCAACGATGCGACTCCGTGGGAAAAGGGCTTTATCTCACAGAGATCAAAGTGATAGATCCCATTAGCGGAAATGGACTTCCACCAGGTGAAATCGGGGAAATACTGTGTAGAGGACCCCAGATTTTCGCAGGTTACTGGAACAGAAAAGAAGAGTCGGATCAGGTTTTGAAAAATGGCTGGTACCATACCCGGGATGTGGGAAAGCTGGATTCTGACGGTTATTTGTATGTAATCGACAGACTTCGGGATATGATCATCGTAAGTGGTGAAAAGGTTTTTCCTGCACAAGTGGAAGCAATCATCAATCAATTGGAGGAAGTGGAAGAAGTAGCTGTAGTAGGGGTCCAACATGATGTATGGGGTGAACTCTCCAAAGCTTATGTAGTCAAAAAAGATACGGCGTCCAGCTTATCGGAATCCGAAATCATCCAACATACCCGCCGACAGTTAGCGGATTACAATCTCCACGAAGTGGAATTTGTCAAAGAGCTTCCCAAAAACGGAATGGGGAAAGTCCTTAAGTATTTATTACGGGAATACGCAAATCAATCAGCTTCATAA
- a CDS encoding thiol-disulfide oxidoreductase DCC family protein, whose product MESHPFKTKEGPVILFDGVCNLCNSWVQFVIRRDSQVRFRFASLQSPVGSSLRTSCGIPQNSDSIVLVEEQRCFHQSSAVLRICKGLDGFWKWLYIFILIPKPLRDWVYRWVARNRYRFFGKRDACMIPTKNMRSRFLDEG is encoded by the coding sequence ATGGAATCTCATCCTTTCAAAACAAAAGAAGGTCCAGTGATCCTGTTTGACGGAGTTTGCAACCTTTGCAATTCCTGGGTTCAGTTTGTCATTCGCCGTGATTCACAGGTACGATTTCGTTTTGCCTCTCTTCAATCCCCGGTAGGAAGCTCATTGCGAACATCTTGCGGGATTCCTCAGAATTCCGATTCCATTGTTTTGGTGGAGGAACAACGCTGTTTTCATCAGTCCTCAGCGGTTCTCCGTATTTGCAAAGGACTGGATGGTTTTTGGAAATGGCTCTATATTTTTATTCTTATACCAAAACCCTTGAGAGATTGGGTTTATCGCTGGGTGGCCCGGAACCGTTATCGTTTTTTTGGGAAGCGGGATGCTTGTATGATTCCAACAAAGAACATGCGAAGCCGATTTTTAGACGAGGGGTAG